The following proteins are encoded in a genomic region of Brachypodium distachyon strain Bd21 chromosome 1, Brachypodium_distachyon_v3.0, whole genome shotgun sequence:
- the LOC100821072 gene encoding UDP-glycosyltransferase 73C6, producing MSNHAAASDEANNKADAAHFLFVPLMAQGHIIPAVDTALLLATQGALCTIVATPSTAARVRPTVDSARLSGLAVTLVDFPLDYAAVGLPGGMPGGADNMDNIPLEHMLSYYRAIALLREPIESYLRAAHAPRPPTCVVSDFCHPWTRELAASLGVPRLSFFSMCAFCILCQHNVERFNAYDGVLDPNEPVVVPGLEKRFEVTRAQAPGFFRGWPGWEQFGDDVETARAQADGVVINTFLEMEPEYVAGYTAARGMKVWTVGPVSLYHQHTATLALRGDTTAIDADECLRWLDGKEPGSVVYASFGSIVHADPKQVSELGLGLEASGHPFIWVVKDAARHDETALAFLRGLEARVAGRGLLVWGWAPQALILSHRAAGAFVTHCGWNSTLEAVTAGLPVVTWPHFTDQFLNEKLAVEVLEIGVSVGVKEPVLYQVDQKEIVVGRETVEAAVRSVMDGGEEGEERRRRARALAGKAKAAMREGGSSHSNIRDLVKCFEVGAAKCGDFA from the coding sequence ATGAGCAACCATGCAGCAGCAAGCGACGAGGCCAACAACAAGGCGGATGCAGCGCATTTCCTGTTCGTCCCGCTGATGGCCCAGGGCCACATCATCCCGGCCGTCGACACCGCGCTGCTCCTGGCTACCCAGGGCGCGCTCTGCACCATCGTCGCCACGCCCTCCACCGCGGCGCGGGTCCGCCCCACCGTCGACTCCGCCCGGCTGTCCGGCCTGGCCGTCACCCTCGTGGACTTCCCGCTCGACTACGCCGCGGTCGGTCTGCCCGGCGGTATGCCGGGCGGGGCGGACAACATGGACAACATCCCCCTGGAGCACATGCTTTCCTACTACCGCGCCATCGCGCTCCTCCGGGAGCCGATCGAGAGCTACCTCCGCGCGGCGCACGCGCCCCGGCCCCCGACGTGCGTCGTGTCCGACTTCTGCCACCCGTGGACCAGAGAGCTCGCGGCCAGCCTCGGTGTCCCCCGGCTCAGCTTCTTCAGCATGTGCGCCTTCTGCATCCTGTGCCAGCACAACGTCGAGAGGTTCAACGCCTACGACGGCGTCCTCGACCCCAACGAGCCGGTCGTCGTGCCGGGCCTGGAGAAACGGTTCGAGGTGACGAGAGCGCAGGCCCCGGGATTCTTCCGGGGTTGGCCCGGGTGGGAGCAGTTCGGGGACGACGTGGAGACCGCGCGCGCACAGGCTGACGGCGTCGTCATCAACACGTTCCTGGAGATGGAGCCGGAGTACGTCGCCGGCTACACGGCCGCCAGGGGGATGAAGGTGTGGACCGTGGGTCCGGTCTCGCTCTACCACCAGCACACCGCCACGCTAGCGTTGAGGGGGGATACAACGGCCATTGATGCCGACGAGTGCCTCCGGTGGCTCGACGGCAAGGAGCCCGGCTCCGTGGTGTACGCTAGCTTCGGGAGCATCGTGCACGCGGACCCAAAGCAGGTCTCGGAGCTCGGCCTCGGGCTGGAGGCGTCGGGTCACCCGTTCATCTGGGTGGTCAAGGACGCCGCCCGCCACGACGAGACGGCGCTCGCCTTCCTGCGTGGGCTGGAGGCGCGCGTCGCGGGGCGTGGCCTGCTCGTCTGGGGCTGGGCGCCGCAGGCGCTGATCCTGTCGCACCGCGCGGCGGGCGCCTTCGTGACGCACTGCGGGTGGAACTCCACGCTGGAGGCGGTCACGGCGGGGTTGCCGGTGGTCACGTGGCCGCACTTCACGGACCAGTTTTTGAACGAGAAGTTGGCGGTGGAGGTGCTGGAGATCGGTGTGAGCGTCGGGGTGAAGGAGCCGGTTTTGTACCAGGTGGATCAGAAGGAGATCGTGGTCGGAAGAGAGaccgtggaggcggcggtgaggaGCGTCATggacggcggggaggagggcgaggagaggcggcgccgggcgcgTGCGCTGGCGGGGAAAGCGAAGGCGGCCATGCGGGAAGGGGGCTCGTCGCACAGCAACATCCGCGATCTGGTCAAGTGCTTCGAGGTAGGCGCGGCAAAATGTGGTGATTTTGCCTAA